The Deinococcus psychrotolerans DNA window GGTACCGACAAGATCATCAAGATGATCTCTGACGGGCCGTTCCTCGAAATCGGCGTGCCCAAGCCCACGCTGGCGGAGCTCGGTGTCGACTCCGAACTGGACCCCGATTACAGCGGGCGCATGCAGAGCTGGTACACCAGCTACATCGATCTGGCGACCTCCGCTCGGGACAGTGGCGTCATCGCGGTCGAGGACGGCGTGAGCAGCAAGGCCGTTCCGCTGACCAGCAGCGTGGGCGGTATCGCCGATCTGCACGCCATGAACAACATGCGTCTGTGGTCCGGCCTGATGACCTTGCCCTTCCTTCGCGGGAAGACCGAGGGCACCACCCAGGCACTCGCAGAGGTCATGTATCCGATTCTCCTGTCCCATGCGGAGAATCTTCAGATCGTGGCTCGCGGCGTCGTCGAGTTCGTGATGAACCTGCACCTGCGGCTGGCTGGAATCCCGGCGAGCGTGGAGCTGGGCTTCGTCGCACCGCCCAACCCGTTCAAACTCGACCACGCCCGTGCCCAACTCGTCGCGGCCCAGGCGGACGCCATTTACATGGAGCAGCTCGGCCCCGAGTACACCCAGATGGTTGCTGCCCGCCTCGATCTCGACCCGCAGAAGGTACTGGCCTGGCGCGAAAAGAACAAACCCGCACCGCCGCCCATGAGTTTGAAGCAGGACGTACAACCCAATCCACAAGGAGGTGATCCAAATCAGCAAGCTTGAAGCCATTAGCAGCGCCCTGTACGGCACGCCGTGGGCCATCACTGAAGCCGGACTGAACCTGATGACCGGCATCATCGAAGCGCACATCGCGGGCGTGCGGCTCTCGGATGAAGAAAAGCAGATCCGCGCCGCCAGCCAGGGCTACGGTTCCGGTGCAGAAGCTCCCCAGCCGCAAGTCGCGCTGATGAACCTGCACGGCGTCATTCTGAGCCGGGCCAGCGCCGACATGACCATGAGCGGCTACACCGACCCGCAGCGCTTCGCTGCCAACATGCGCCGCGCCGCTGACGATCCGAACGTTTCGCGCATCGTACTGAGCATCGACAGCCCCGGCGGTTCGGTCTCCGGTACTCGCGCAGCTGGTGACGCCGTGGCCTACGCCGCGAGCAAGAAGGAAGTCATCGCCGTCGCGGATGACATGGCCGCCAGTGCCGCTTACTGGATCGGCGCTCAGGCCACCCGCTTCATCGCCGACCCCGGCGCGACGGTCGGCAGCATCGGCGTGATCATGGCGCTCAGGGACACCAGCGAGAAGAACGCCAAGGACGGCGTTCAGACCCACGTGCTCCGGAGCGGACCCGAGAAAGCCCTCGGGCAGCCCGGCGAGGCGATCACCGACGCCACCAAAGCCCACTACGCCGAGCAGCTCGCCACCTTCCACGACCAGTTCGTGCAGGCCGTGGCTGCCGGACGTGGGATGCCTCTCTCGCAGGCGCAGACCCTCGCCACGGGCCGGACCTGGATTGGTCAGGCTGCTGTGGAGGTGGGTCTGGCCGATGAGGTGGGCACGGTGCAGCAAGCCCTCGCCGGGGCGTTCAGTGCCCAGCCGGATACTCAGCGGCTCGCCGCCCAATCGCCTACCCGCCTGAGCGCAGCGGTAGAGAAATCAGGAGGTGCCCCCGTGCCCCCAGAAGTCCTTGCCATGCTCGGCCTGAGCGCCGACGCGACCACCGAACAGATTCAGGCCGCCATCGACATCCAGCGCAAAACCGCTGCCTCTACCGAGCGCACCAACATGCTCGCCGCGCTGGGCCTCAGCGAAGAACCCGGCAAGCCCGCCAACCTCAGCGCCCTGGCTGCCCAGGCCAAAGACGGCGCTCTCTACCGCGAGGCGCAGCTTGACCGCTTGCACGCGCTGACCATCACCAACGAAGGCAACGACGAAGCCGGTGTCCAGGCTGCCGACGATGCCCGCGAGGTCTACGCCGGTCAGTCTCTGGAGCGCATCAGCGGCCAGATCACCCGTCTCGAAGCCCGCCGCGACACCCTCCCCGGTGGGCAGCAGAGCAAAGCGCCCGCCAACGCCGCCGCCAAGTCCACTCAGAAGCTCAATCTCAGCGCCTTCGGGCTTGGAGGCAAACGATGAACAGCATTCGTATCGGCAACGTAGTTCACGGCGGTCAGGACCCCAGCAACGGCATCACCTTCATCATCGACAACACTGTGGTGGTGGGCGACGTAGTGACCAGCGATACCACCGTCCCCAACAAAGCCATTCGCGGCGCGGACGGCGCACTCCCCATCGGCCTCGTCACCAACATCGATGCTGACCAGCTGGGCCGGGTGCAGAGCTTCGAGGAAGTCACCGTCATCAAGCTGACCGGCAGCGTGATCCTCGGCCCCGCCGGACTCCAGGGTAAAGGCGACGGCAGCGGCAAGCTGGTGGCCGCTGGCACGGCTGGCAGCCTGCTGGTCAACGTCGTGGGCAGCCAGACGCTCAACGCCGTGGTGTATGTGGCCCTGAATCGCCTCTGATTCCGCCTCCAAGCCCATCCCCGCCGCCTGATCTGGGCGGATTTTTGTTGCACCGGAGACCCAACCATGACCATTAAAAAACTCGCTGAATTCCAGGCGGGCATCTTCGAGGATGCCGCCAAAACCTCCGCCAACCACGGCATGACCTACGTGGACATGAACGCCCACCTGCTCAACATGGCCGAAAGCGGCGACATCGCCGAGGGCCTCATCCGTGAAGAGTGGGTCGCGGCGGGCATCAGCCCCGTGCGCCAGCTCCTGTACGCCGAGGGCATCACCCTAGGCGGCCTGAACGCCACCAAATGCGACGTCTTCTTCCGTGGCAACGCCAACTCCATCAAAGGCGCGGACGTGGTCTTCCCGATCCTGCTGCAAGAAATGTTCGAGGGGAACCTCGGCATCAACGCCGGAGCAGGCGACCTGACCATGACCAGCCGCCCCGGTCAGGCCGGAGACACCCTCTTCCCGCTGGACATGCGCCCGCCTGTCGATCAGCGCCTGCCGTACCCCGAGAACGTCGTCACCATCGACGACCTGGTCTCGCTGACGGTCGGCATTGACGGCGACGGCTACAAAGCCGCCCAGATCAACCGCGTGGACGGGGCCACCACCATGGGCCGCGTGGCGGAAGGCACCGACCTGCCGCTCTACGAGATCAGCCTGGGCGACAACGTCGTGCGGATCTACAAGTACGGTGCCCGCGTGAAGTTCACCTACGAAGCGTTGCGCCGCCAGCGGATCAATCAGCTCGCGGTGCTGATGCAGAACATGGCCTACGACGAGGACGTGCGCCGGGTTCTGGCCGCCCTGGCAGTGGCCCGCAACGGGGACGGGAACGGCAACGCCGCCATCACCACCAACGCCACTGGCCCCTGGACGATTCAGAGCATTGACGAGTTCGGCATGAGCGTCGCCTACAACTCCCGCGTAGGACTGGACCGCTACGTGGGCGATCTGGCCGAGGTGCAGGGCACCCGTGCGCTACGCTACGCCTCGACCGGCGCGGTGACGCTGAATCCTGAGCAGCTCGCCATGTACACCGGCATGGGCTACCAGATGCCCGACGGCAGCCCGCTCAAGCTCGCGCCGAAAGGCAGCCTGATGGACGGCAGCAAGACCCTGCTCGGCTGGAACGCGGCCCGCGCCCTGGAGCAGGTCATCGAGAACGGCTCGCAGATTCAGGAGCAGGCCCGCCAGATCAGCAACCAGACGCAGGAATTCACCATGAGTATCAACATCGGCTACGCCAAGCCCTGGGCGAATTCGTTCCAGGCCTTCGTGCGGCCCTGAGCGCGGACATGGCGAAGATCTCCGTTGGACGGGCGGTGCATTTCGTGCCGCCCAAAGTGTTGCCTGGTGAGCCGAAAGACGCCCACCGCGCCGCCACCGTATCCGAGGTGACGCCCGAGGGCTTGACGCTGTTCGTCATGCACCCGAGCGTGCCCGGTTCGTTCGTCTATGCCGTTCAGGAAGATCAGAGTGGCAAGGCCAAAGAAAGCTGGCACTGGCCAGAAAGAGAGGAATGAACCGTGGCGAAATCTGACACCGTGATGGCAATTAAGGACAAGTTCGGCGCGGATGTGGACGAGGCGCTGAGCCAGAAGAAACTCGATGCACTCCTGGCGACCGCTGACAAACCGGCCTTTGATGCGCTGCTGGCGAACCTCACCAACGGTGACCCCAGCAACGACCCGTCCGAGACCCAGGATGACGGCGAGGTTCCCGAGGGCAAGCGGCGCGTCAAGCTCGGGAAGAAGGCCCAGCCCGGCGTGACGTTCCTGCACCCCGGCGACAAGATCACCATCGGTGAGACGCCAGTGCTGGTCACGGATGACGACTGGACGGCGCAGAAGATCCGGCAGGAAGAACTGGCGTTGGTTTAAGCCATGCCGCCGGACATCACGCCCGATGACGTAGCGACCTACGCCCCGGCCAGCCCCGGTGTATCGGCGGATCACTGCGAGCTGGCGCAGGACTGGGCAGCCTGGATGGTCAAGCGCAGCAAAGTCGACCCGGCCACCCTTGACAGCCGCGAACTGCGTGAGGTCAAGCGTGCCGAGTGCGCGTATGCCCTGCACGTTGCGGCGGCGGGCCTGGGAGCCGGTGGCCGGACGAGTGCCG harbors:
- the sppA gene encoding signal peptide peptidase SppA; protein product: MIQISKLEAISSALYGTPWAITEAGLNLMTGIIEAHIAGVRLSDEEKQIRAASQGYGSGAEAPQPQVALMNLHGVILSRASADMTMSGYTDPQRFAANMRRAADDPNVSRIVLSIDSPGGSVSGTRAAGDAVAYAASKKEVIAVADDMAASAAYWIGAQATRFIADPGATVGSIGVIMALRDTSEKNAKDGVQTHVLRSGPEKALGQPGEAITDATKAHYAEQLATFHDQFVQAVAAGRGMPLSQAQTLATGRTWIGQAAVEVGLADEVGTVQQALAGAFSAQPDTQRLAAQSPTRLSAAVEKSGGAPVPPEVLAMLGLSADATTEQIQAAIDIQRKTAASTERTNMLAALGLSEEPGKPANLSALAAQAKDGALYREAQLDRLHALTITNEGNDEAGVQAADDAREVYAGQSLERISGQITRLEARRDTLPGGQQSKAPANAAAKSTQKLNLSAFGLGGKR